A stretch of the Pelmatolapia mariae isolate MD_Pm_ZW linkage group LG23, Pm_UMD_F_2, whole genome shotgun sequence genome encodes the following:
- the LOC134620634 gene encoding microtubule-associated protein tau-like isoform X11, whose product MADGQQPEEHWASNGQENGENGYSAYSSAYRENGYHGGGAAAHPGTSGVEHHQPLSVAHQSRERTTSRQRKSSPTRAVVLKMAVQRRGFDREPPRPGSACSLKRSPLVQAELCEARPSSACSRPSPLSKKWVEKERAYRSPEKKSSLPRPAKSLTRHIPAAEQEDSSTPSRPTSFRTSDTRSGRAPSMAGTDSARSRSVHSGASTPGSSAVTPGTPPSYSCRTPGSRTPGSHTPKSFSVLQEKKVAVIRTPPKSPSSVQRQLKVINQPLPDLKNVKSKIGSTSNIKHQPKGGQVQILHEKLDFSHVQPKCGSKDNLKHSPKGGNVMIPSVKLDFSHIKSKCGSLDKIQHAAGGGNVQIQTKKIDLSHVTAKCGSFSNIHHRPGGGHVRIENVKLDFKEKAHAKVGSLENASHTPGGGNIMIESHKLNFRDSAKARVDHGAEIIVTHSPGIETGGTSPRLSSAGSINLLESPQLSTLAQDVTAALAKQGL is encoded by the exons GTGTGGAGCACCATCAGCCCCTCAGTGTGGCCCACCAGTCCAGGGAGAGGACCACT TCTCGACAGAGAAAATCT AGCCCCACAAGGGCGGTTGTATTAAAGATGGCAGTGCAGCGTCGGGGGTTCGATCGCGAGCCCCCCCGGCCCGGCTCTGCCTGTAGCCTTAAACGGAGCCCCCTCGTACAGGCGGAGCTCTGCGAGGCCCGTCCCTCCTCCGCGTGCTCACGCCCATCACCTCTGTCTAAGAAATGGGTGGAGAAG GAGAGAGCATACCGGAGCCCTGAGAAGAAGTCGTCCCTCCCCAGGCCGGCCAAGTCTCTGACACGCCACATCCCGGCTGCTGAACAAGAGGACAGCAGCACCCCCTCCAGGCCAACCT CGTTCCGAACATCGGACACCAGGTCTGGAAGAGCCCCTAGTATGGCAG GTACAGACTCGGCGCGTTCCCGATCAGTCCACAGTGGTGCCTCCACCCCGGGCTCCTCCGCCGTCACACCCGGCACGCCCCCTAGCTACTCCTGCCGCACGCCCGGCTCGCGTACCCCGGGCAGCCACACGCCCAAGTCCTTCAGCGTCCTCCAGGAGAAGAAGGTGGCGGTGATCCGAACCCCACCCAAATCTCCATCTTCTGTCCAGCGGCAGCTGAAGGTCATCAATCAGCCTCTGCCTGACCTGAAGAATGTGAAGTCCAAGATCGGCTCCACCTCCAACATTAAGCATCAGCCGAAGGGCGGACAG GTTCAAATTTTACACGAGAAGCTGGACTTCAGTCATGTTCAGCCAAAGTGTGGCTCCAAGGATAATCTGAAGCACTCGCCCAAAGGAGGCAAT GTCATGATTCCAAGCGTTAAGCTGGACTTTAGCCACATTAAGTCTAAATGTGGCTCCCTGGACAAAATCCAGCACGCGGCAGGCGGGGGAAAC GTCCAAATCCAGACCAAGAAGATCGACCTGAGTCATGTCACCGCCAAATGTGGCTCCTTTTCCAACATCCACCACAGACCAG GGGGAGGACATGTGCGTATCGAGAATGTGAAGCTGGACTTCAAAGAGAAGGCCCACGCCAAGGTCGGCTCTCTGGAGAACGCCAGCCACACTCCCGGAGGCGGGAACATCATG ATCGAGAGCCACAAGCTGAATTTCCGGGATTCGGCCAAAGCTCGGGTGGACCACGGTGCGGAAATCATCGTCACCCACTCCCCCGGCATCGAGACGGGAGGCACCTCTCCTCGCCTGTCCTCCGCCGGCAGCATCAACCTCCTGGAGTCGCCCCAGCTCTCCACGCTGGCCCAGGATGTCACCGCTGCCCTGGCCAAGCAGGGCTTATGA
- the LOC134620632 gene encoding microtubule-associated protein 2-like isoform X1 encodes MKEDEPSPPEKQRAKAEGEEPASTDPPLLSDREKPLPCTSSTEQGNQDREGGKEEVTDSKILSECKEKEAKEVVVTEASSELMAEEKEEAGIILPSESGSNMNESKEKTDVFEAVNKEDQHGANNCRLHDTPLVTDIQKTDLLQETLTSSPELGRSDVFVEHVSGSKTYFDTSMEGREEESPQTQSYYELSTTAETKLSGDDESIVQNMEKQQEQKVKTSSGKLGLEQRSLSLNITVGSSAGQTVKEEKSRIFMGSLYPISGSYDESEVYPSTPSVVSHPPTFPPAVSITPTNTETPENIPTVADEPLPSDKHTDSSKQSGSLSEMLDLAGALPRPSLERMEVDYMRRKSVPANVSALVGSSLAKLALTGQAPSVVSQENQLEEVGYCVFSEYSGPMPSPADVPSPGDSPHQRFPSVEGEAEEDLGDLEAKDVSKGIQQQDHKEVTPVISQIPVVEKKDSPVKSTLILEKAVTSGIKPDRLRIPMTTSKDRLSEFRLETGLPGDIKIQAIPEVDVEKDPSREASPIPPDSSFTFTPTETGTKVPPTPTTPKSPDDTSSETQTAGEKAQKDDPSELKASENVDNKQSELDKENLKPEQKESEERSDEPEMPNKDLASGLSQSLEESTDKAKTIQSGQQTSNTAQDLITTKHTDEKNDQNQLQKRSLVKGSPKLQISSPIIIIPQAQVDEEAEEEDDIEIAEEPQEIMEEAQEPDETRKDQTGEAGKEEQKTEQVRLMVGDQMLEEDPKSGAEEWSHSAQNSDEPATDSSHLSPCSDHELTQQIEEGGREDMEADKIEEDLDKVKGKTDEYEGVKKEETKEEKEGTEDHKMIEEGDGKKMRKVEEETSDVLSLTDQAPNDETTMDVSVLDTDSGWMDSQDDDKSIMTEQIEALPQPQSSTSKPVVVDRPAKRGPGRSRATTESKVSRKVLSHHPPREEIKKKKVGIRRADQSKVSALQSRSPSRKGVAKAAARHPRPALLHGSARRKATGEHFSPGVSAVDRERVTPK; translated from the exons ATGAAGGAAGATGAACCGTCGCCACCTGAGAAACAAAGAGCAAAAGCAGAAGGAGAAGAACCTGCCTCGACTGACCCTCCCCTTCTTTCTGATAGAGAGAAACCTCTCCCCTGTACTTCCTCAACAGAGCAGGGTAATCAAGACAGAGAGGGTGGGAAAGAAGAGGTCACTGACAGCAAAATACTTTCAGAgtgtaaagaaaaagaagcaaaagaagTTGTTGTGACAGAGGCCTCATCAGAACTTAtggcagaagaaaaagaagaagcaggaaTTATCTTACCAAGTGAGTCAGGGTCAAATATGAATGAAAGCAAGGAAAAAACAGATGTTTTTGAGGCGGTCAATAAGGAGGACCAGCATGGTGCAAATAACTGTAGATTGCATGACACACCACTGGTCACTGACATTCAAAAAACAGACCTGTTGCAAGAAACTCTGACGTCAAGTCCAGAACTTGGCAGATCAGATGTTTTTGTAGAGCACGTGTCAGGATCAAAAACCTACTTTGACACATCCATGGAGGGTCGAGAAGAAGAGTCGCCACAAACCCAGAGCTATTATGAGCTCAGCACAACGGCAGAGACAAAATTAAGTGGAGATGATGAAAGCATTGTGCAGAATATGGAGAAACAACAAGAGCAAAAGGTCAAGACATCTTCTGGTAAACTGGGACTGGAACAAAGAAGTCTTTCCTTGAACATTACTGTTGGGTCTTCAGCCGGACAGACGGTGAAGGAAGAGAAATCAAGGATCTTCATGGGAAGCTTGTATCCAATCAGTGGAAGCTATGATGAATCAGAGGTTTATCCGTCAACTCCATCTGTGGTGAGCCATCCACCTACGTTTCCTCCAGCTGTCTCCATTACTCCGACTAACACTGAAACACCTGAAAATATCCCCACCGTGGCAGATGAGCCCTTACCTTCTGATAAGCACACAGATAGTTCTAAACAATCAGGAAGCCTCTCTGAGATGTTGGACCTGGCTGGTGCCCTACCTCGTCCATCCCTGGAGAGGATGGAGGTTGACTACATGAGAAGAAAGTCAGTGCCCGCCAATGTATCTGCCCTTGTGGGAAGTTCTTTAGCCAAGCTTGCCTTGACAGGTCAAGCCCCAAGTGTTGTCTCACAAGAAAaccagctggaggaggtgggCTACTGTGTCTTCAGTGAGTATTCAGGGCCCATGCCTTCTCCCGCTGATGTACCCAGTCCCGGGGATTCTCCACACCAGCGTTTCCCTTCTGTAGAGGGGGAAGCAGAGGAGGATCTAGGGGATTTGGAAGCAAAAGATGTTTCAAAAGGAATACAACAACAAGATCACAAAGAGGTTACCCCTGTGATCTCTCAAATACCAGTGGTAGAAAAGAAAGACTCACCAGTAAAGTCTACCCTGATCCTTGAAAAAGCTGTAACCAGTGGAATAAAACCGGATCGGCTAAGAATCCCAATGACTACCTCGAAAGACAGACTGAGTGAATTTCGTTTGGAGACTGGGTTGCCAGGGGACATAAAGATTCAAGCTATCCCTGAGGTAGATGTTGAAAAAGACCCATCAAGAGAGGCTTCACCTATCCCACCAGACAGTTCGTTTACTTTCACTCCCACAGAAACTGGAACCAAGGTTCCTCCAACTCCAACAACTCCCAAGTCCCCAGATGACACATCATCAGAAACCCAAACTGCAGGAGAGAAAGCACAGAAAGATGACCCATCAGAGCTAAAagcatctgaaaatgttgataATAAACAGTCAGAGTTAGACAAAGAAAATCTGAAGCCTGAGCAAAAAGAATCTGAAGAAAGAAGTGATGAACCAGAAATGCCAAACAAAGACTTGGCTTCAGGATTATCTCAGTCTTTAGAAGAGAGCACAGACAAAGCTAAGACAATCCAAAGTGGGCAACAGACCTCAAACACTGCTCAGGATTTAATTACTACAAAGCACACAGATGAGAAAAATGACCAAAACCAGCTGCAAAAAAGGAGTCTGGTGAAAGGCTCACCGAAGCTTCAAATATCTTCTCCGATCATCATTATCCCTCAAGCACAAGTAGATGAAGAagcagaggaggaagatgatATTGAGATTGCAGAGGAGCCTCAAGAGATAATGGAAGAAGCCCAAGAGCCGGATGAAACAAGGAAGGATCAAACTGGAGAAGCTGGGAAGGAAGAGCAAAAGACAGAACAAGTGAGACTGATGGTGGGTGACCAGATGTTGGAAGAAGATCCGAAGTCTGGAGCAGAAGAATGGAGTCATAGCGCCCAAAACAGTGACGAACCGGCAACAGACAGTTCGCACTTGTCTCCCTGCTCTGACCATGAGCTGACACAGCAAATAGAGGAAGGAGGCAGAGAAGACATGGAGGCAGATAAAATAGAAGAGGACTTAGATAAGGTGAAAGGGAAGACAGACGAGTACGAAGGGGtgaagaaagaggaaacaaaggAGGAAAAGGAAGGAACGGAAGATCATAAAATGATAGAAGAAGGGGATGGAAAGAAGATGaggaaggtggaggaggagaCCTCGGATGTTCTTAGCCTGACCGATCAAGCACCTAACGATGAAACCACCATGGACGTGTCCGTCCTAGATACAGACAGTGGCTGGATGGATTCACAAG ATGATGACAAAAGTATTATGACTGAGCAAATCGAAGCCCTTCCTCAGCCCCAGAGCTCGACCAGTAAGCCTGTGGTGGTGGACAGACCCGCTAAACGGGGCCCCGGCAGATCAAGGGCCACCACTGAGTCTAAAGTATCCCGCAAAGTTCTGAGCCACCATCCACCAAGAGAGgagataaagaagaaaaaag TAGGCATCAGGAGGGCTGACCAGAGTAAGGTGTCAGCCCTCCAAAGTCGTTCCCCGTCTCGAAAGGGTGTAGCCAAAGCGGCGGCCAGACATCCTAGGCCTGCTCTGCTTCACGGCTCTGCTAGACGCAAGGCCACAGGTGAACACTTTTCACCCGGAGTCAGTGCCGTGGATAGAGAGAGAGTAACACCCAAATAA
- the LOC134620632 gene encoding microtubule-associated protein 2-like isoform X2 yields MKEDEPSPPEKQRAKAEGEEPASTDPPLLSDREKPLPCTSSTEQGNQDREGGKEEVTDSKILSECKEKEAKEVVVTEASSELMAEEKEEAGIILPSESGSNMNESKEKTDVFEAVNKEDQHGANNCRLHDTPLVTDIQKTDLLQETLTSSPELGRSDVFVEHVSGSKTYFDTSMEGREEESPQTQSYYELSTTAETKLSGDDESIVQNMEKQQEQKVKTSSGKLGLEQRSLSLNITVGSSAGQTVKEEKSRIFMGSLYPISGSYDESEVYPSTPSVVSHPPTFPPAVSITPTNTETPENIPTVADEPLPSDKHTDSSKQSGSLSEMLDLAGALPRPSLERMEVDYMRRKSVPANVSALVGSSLAKLALTGQAPSVVSQENQLEEVGYCVFSEYSGPMPSPADVPSPGDSPHQRFPSVEGEAEEDLGDLEAKDVSKGIQQQDHKEVTPVISQIPVVEKKDSPVKSTLILEKAVTSGIKPDRLRIPMTTSKDRLSEFRLETGLPGDIKIQAIPEVDVEKDPSREASPIPPDSSFTFTPTETGTKVPPTPTTPKSPDDTSSETQTAGEKAQKDDPSELKASENVDNKQSELDKENLKPEQKESEERSDEPEMPNKDLASGLSQSLEESTDKAKTIQSGQQTSNTAQDLITTKHTDEKNDQNQLQKRSLVKGSPKLQISSPIIIIPQAQVDEEAEEEDDIEIAEEPQEIMEEAQEPDETRKDQTGEAGKEEQKTEQVRLMVGDQMLEEDPKSGAEEWSHSAQNSDEPATDSSHLSPCSDHELTQQIEEGGREDMEADKIEEDLDKVKGKTDEYEGVKKEETKEEKEGTEDHKMIEEGDGKKMRKVEEETSDVLSLTDQAPNDETTMDVSVLDTDSGWMDSQDDDKSIMTEQIEALPQPQSSTSKPVVVDRPAKRGPGRSRATTESKVSRKVLSHHPPREEIKKKKGIRRADQSKVSALQSRSPSRKGVAKAAARHPRPALLHGSARRKATGEHFSPGVSAVDRERVTPK; encoded by the exons ATGAAGGAAGATGAACCGTCGCCACCTGAGAAACAAAGAGCAAAAGCAGAAGGAGAAGAACCTGCCTCGACTGACCCTCCCCTTCTTTCTGATAGAGAGAAACCTCTCCCCTGTACTTCCTCAACAGAGCAGGGTAATCAAGACAGAGAGGGTGGGAAAGAAGAGGTCACTGACAGCAAAATACTTTCAGAgtgtaaagaaaaagaagcaaaagaagTTGTTGTGACAGAGGCCTCATCAGAACTTAtggcagaagaaaaagaagaagcaggaaTTATCTTACCAAGTGAGTCAGGGTCAAATATGAATGAAAGCAAGGAAAAAACAGATGTTTTTGAGGCGGTCAATAAGGAGGACCAGCATGGTGCAAATAACTGTAGATTGCATGACACACCACTGGTCACTGACATTCAAAAAACAGACCTGTTGCAAGAAACTCTGACGTCAAGTCCAGAACTTGGCAGATCAGATGTTTTTGTAGAGCACGTGTCAGGATCAAAAACCTACTTTGACACATCCATGGAGGGTCGAGAAGAAGAGTCGCCACAAACCCAGAGCTATTATGAGCTCAGCACAACGGCAGAGACAAAATTAAGTGGAGATGATGAAAGCATTGTGCAGAATATGGAGAAACAACAAGAGCAAAAGGTCAAGACATCTTCTGGTAAACTGGGACTGGAACAAAGAAGTCTTTCCTTGAACATTACTGTTGGGTCTTCAGCCGGACAGACGGTGAAGGAAGAGAAATCAAGGATCTTCATGGGAAGCTTGTATCCAATCAGTGGAAGCTATGATGAATCAGAGGTTTATCCGTCAACTCCATCTGTGGTGAGCCATCCACCTACGTTTCCTCCAGCTGTCTCCATTACTCCGACTAACACTGAAACACCTGAAAATATCCCCACCGTGGCAGATGAGCCCTTACCTTCTGATAAGCACACAGATAGTTCTAAACAATCAGGAAGCCTCTCTGAGATGTTGGACCTGGCTGGTGCCCTACCTCGTCCATCCCTGGAGAGGATGGAGGTTGACTACATGAGAAGAAAGTCAGTGCCCGCCAATGTATCTGCCCTTGTGGGAAGTTCTTTAGCCAAGCTTGCCTTGACAGGTCAAGCCCCAAGTGTTGTCTCACAAGAAAaccagctggaggaggtgggCTACTGTGTCTTCAGTGAGTATTCAGGGCCCATGCCTTCTCCCGCTGATGTACCCAGTCCCGGGGATTCTCCACACCAGCGTTTCCCTTCTGTAGAGGGGGAAGCAGAGGAGGATCTAGGGGATTTGGAAGCAAAAGATGTTTCAAAAGGAATACAACAACAAGATCACAAAGAGGTTACCCCTGTGATCTCTCAAATACCAGTGGTAGAAAAGAAAGACTCACCAGTAAAGTCTACCCTGATCCTTGAAAAAGCTGTAACCAGTGGAATAAAACCGGATCGGCTAAGAATCCCAATGACTACCTCGAAAGACAGACTGAGTGAATTTCGTTTGGAGACTGGGTTGCCAGGGGACATAAAGATTCAAGCTATCCCTGAGGTAGATGTTGAAAAAGACCCATCAAGAGAGGCTTCACCTATCCCACCAGACAGTTCGTTTACTTTCACTCCCACAGAAACTGGAACCAAGGTTCCTCCAACTCCAACAACTCCCAAGTCCCCAGATGACACATCATCAGAAACCCAAACTGCAGGAGAGAAAGCACAGAAAGATGACCCATCAGAGCTAAAagcatctgaaaatgttgataATAAACAGTCAGAGTTAGACAAAGAAAATCTGAAGCCTGAGCAAAAAGAATCTGAAGAAAGAAGTGATGAACCAGAAATGCCAAACAAAGACTTGGCTTCAGGATTATCTCAGTCTTTAGAAGAGAGCACAGACAAAGCTAAGACAATCCAAAGTGGGCAACAGACCTCAAACACTGCTCAGGATTTAATTACTACAAAGCACACAGATGAGAAAAATGACCAAAACCAGCTGCAAAAAAGGAGTCTGGTGAAAGGCTCACCGAAGCTTCAAATATCTTCTCCGATCATCATTATCCCTCAAGCACAAGTAGATGAAGAagcagaggaggaagatgatATTGAGATTGCAGAGGAGCCTCAAGAGATAATGGAAGAAGCCCAAGAGCCGGATGAAACAAGGAAGGATCAAACTGGAGAAGCTGGGAAGGAAGAGCAAAAGACAGAACAAGTGAGACTGATGGTGGGTGACCAGATGTTGGAAGAAGATCCGAAGTCTGGAGCAGAAGAATGGAGTCATAGCGCCCAAAACAGTGACGAACCGGCAACAGACAGTTCGCACTTGTCTCCCTGCTCTGACCATGAGCTGACACAGCAAATAGAGGAAGGAGGCAGAGAAGACATGGAGGCAGATAAAATAGAAGAGGACTTAGATAAGGTGAAAGGGAAGACAGACGAGTACGAAGGGGtgaagaaagaggaaacaaaggAGGAAAAGGAAGGAACGGAAGATCATAAAATGATAGAAGAAGGGGATGGAAAGAAGATGaggaaggtggaggaggagaCCTCGGATGTTCTTAGCCTGACCGATCAAGCACCTAACGATGAAACCACCATGGACGTGTCCGTCCTAGATACAGACAGTGGCTGGATGGATTCACAAG ATGATGACAAAAGTATTATGACTGAGCAAATCGAAGCCCTTCCTCAGCCCCAGAGCTCGACCAGTAAGCCTGTGGTGGTGGACAGACCCGCTAAACGGGGCCCCGGCAGATCAAGGGCCACCACTGAGTCTAAAGTATCCCGCAAAGTTCTGAGCCACCATCCACCAAGAGAGgagataaagaagaaaaaag GCATCAGGAGGGCTGACCAGAGTAAGGTGTCAGCCCTCCAAAGTCGTTCCCCGTCTCGAAAGGGTGTAGCCAAAGCGGCGGCCAGACATCCTAGGCCTGCTCTGCTTCACGGCTCTGCTAGACGCAAGGCCACAGGTGAACACTTTTCACCCGGAGTCAGTGCCGTGGATAGAGAGAGAGTAACACCCAAATAA